The Coprococcus phoceensis genomic sequence ACAACAAAATCGTAAAGAGAACATATAAATTGAAAGCACATGATGAAGCAAATGAATGCAACATCGGTGACAAAGTAAAAGTTATGGAGACAAGACCATTATCAAAAGATAAAAGATGGAGACTTGTTGAAGTTATGGAAAAAGTAAAATAGTATTGAAGGAGGTTTACCTGCATGATACAGCAAGAAAGTAGACTTAAAGTAGCAGATAATACAGGTGCGAAAGAATTACTTTGCATTCGTGTGTTAGGTGGTTCTACTAGAAGATATGCAAACATCGGTGATGTAATCGTTGCTTCTGTTAAAGATGCAACACCAGGTGGCGTTGTTAAAAAAGGTGATGTAGTAAAAGCTGTAGTTGTTCGTACAGTAAACAAAACTCGTCGTAAAGACGGTTCATACATCAGATTTGATGAAAATGCTGCTGTAATTATTAAAGATGACAAAAACCCAAGAGGAACTCGTATTTTTGGACCAGTAGCAAGAGAGCTTCGTGAAAAACAATTTATGAAGATTGTTTCATTAGCTCCGGAAGTACTATAAGGAGGTGCCTGAGGATGTCAACTATGAAAATCAAAAAAGGTGATACTGTAAAAGTAATCGCTGGAAAAGATAAAGATAAAGAAGGCAAGGTAATTGCTGTTAATAAAAAAGATAACAAAGTATTAGTTGAAGGTGTAAACATGCTGACAAAGCACACAAAACCAAGTGCTGCTAATCAGAATGGTGGCATCATTCACCAAGAAGGACCTATTGATGCATCTAACGTAATGTATCTTCACAAAGGAAAAGCTACAAGAGTAGGTTTCAAAATGGATGGAGACAAAAAAGTACGTGTTGCAAAATCAACAGGCGAAGTTATTGACTAATCTAAGGAAGGAGGAAATAAACTTTGAGTAGACTGAAAGAACAATACCAGAACGAGATCGTTGACGCAATGATCAAAAAATTTGGTTATAAAAATATTATGGAAGTGCCAAAACTTGATAAGGTTGTTATCAACATGGGTGTTGGCGAAGCAAAAGATAATCACAAAGTTTTAGAATCAGCTGTAGCTGACCTTGAGAAAATTGCAGGTCAGAAAGCGGTTCTTACAAAAGCGAAAAAATCAGTAGCTAACTTCAAACTTAGAGAAGGTATGGCTATCGGATGTAAAGTTACATTAAGAGGAGAAAAAATGTATGAGTTCGTTGATCGTCTGATTAACTTAGCATTACCTCGTGTACGTGACTTTAGAGGTGTTAATCCTAACGCATTTGATGGAAGAGGTAACTATGCTCTTGGTATCAAAGAACAATTAATCTTCCCTGAAATCGAATACGATAAGGTTGATAAAGTAAGAGGTATGGACGTAATCTTTGTTACAACAGCTAAGACAGACGAAGAAGCTCGCGAATTATTGACTCAGTTCAATATGCCATTTACAAAATAGTAGGGAGGAAATATTTCATGGCAAAAACATCTATGAAAATCAAACAACAACGTAAACAAAAATTCTCTACTAGAGAGTATAATCGTTGTAGAATCTGTGGTCGTCCACATGCATATTTAAGAAAATACGGAATCTGCAGAGTATGTTTCCGTGAATTAGCTTACAAAGGACAAATCCCAGGAGTGAAAAAAGCTTCTTGGTAGACTGAAAGCAACTTAGTGAAAACTAGGATATCCGTAGTAGAAGTGGTCGGTTTTCACCGGCTGCATCTGAAGGATGTAACAATAAAAGCAAAGAATAAGGAGGCAACTTCAAATGACTATGAGTGATCCAATCGCAGATATGCTTACAAGAATCCGTAACGCAAACACTGCTAAACATGATACAGTAGATGTTCCAGCGTCTAAAATGAAAATCGCTATTGCTGATATTCTTTTAAACGAAGGATACATTACAAAATATGACATCGTAGAAGACGGAAGCTTTAAGACAATCCGTGTTACATTAAAATACGGTGCAGACAAAAATGAAAAAGTTATTACAGGTCTTAAGAGAATTTCTAAACCGGGACTTCGTGTATACGCAAGCAAAGACGAACTTCCAAAGGTTTTAGGTGGACTTGGAACAGCTATCATTTCAACAAATCAGGGTGTTATCACAGACAAAGAGGCTAGAAAACTTAACGTAGGTGGAGAAGTTTTAGCATTTGTTTGGTAGCCCGAAAGCAACTGAAAACAGAGAAGCCATAGCCGCTTCTCCGAAAATTTAAGTGTAGGAGGTAAGGGTATGTCACGTATAGGAAGACTGCCAGTAGCAATTCCAGCAGGTGTAACTGTTGAAATCGCTGAGAACAACAAAGTGACTGTAACAGGTCCAAAAGGAACTCTTGTAAGAGAACTTCCAGTAGAAATGGAAATCAAAAAAGAAGGCGAAGAAGTTGTAGTAACAAGACCAAGTGATTTAAAGAAAATGAAAGCTTTACATGGTCTTACAAGAACACTGATCAACAACATGGTTGTTGGTGTTACTCAGGGATATGAAAAAGTTCTTGAAGTAAACGGTGTTGGTTACAGAGCCGCAAAATCAGGAAACAAATTAACATTAAACTTAGGATACTCTCATCCAGTAGAAATGATCGATCCAGAAGGTGTTGAGACAGTACTTGACGGACAGAACAAAATTACTGTAAAAGGTATCGATAAAGAAAAAGTAGGCCAATACGCAGCTGAAATCAGAGATAAGAGAAGACCGGAACCATACAAAGGTAAAGGTATTAAATATGCTGATGAAGTTATTAGACGTAAAGTTGGTAAGACTGGTAAAAAATAATTAAGGAGAGTGTGAAGATGGTTAGTAAAAAATCAAGAAGCGAAGTTCGTATAAACAAACATAGAAAATTACGTAACCGTTTCAGCGGAACTGCTGAAAGACCACGTTTAGCTGTGTTTAGAAGTAATAATCATATGTATGCTCAAATTATTGACGATACAGTTGGAACTACTCTGGTATCAGCATCTACTGTACAGAAAGATGTAAAAGCAGAATTAGAAAAAACTAACAACGTTGATGCAGCAGCATATTTGGGAACTGTAATTGCTAAAAAAGCAATTGAAAAAGGTATTAACACTGTTGTCTTTGACAGAGGTGGATTTATCTACCAGGGAAAAATCAAAGCGTTAGCAGATGCAGCTAGAGAAGCTGGATTAGAATTCTAGGAGGAGGAACACACATGAAACAAAATCGTATTGATGCTAGTCAATTAGAACTAACAGAAAAAGTGGTATCAATCAAACGTGTAACAAAAGTTGTTAAGGGTGGTCGTAACTTCAGATTCACAGCTTTAGTAGTTGTTGGTGATGGAAATGGCCATGTTGGTGCAGGTTTAGGAAAAGCTACTGAAATTCCGGAAGCAATCCGCAAAGGAAAAGAAGATGCTATGAAAAAACTCATTTCTGTTTCCTTAGATGAAAACGAAAGTATTACACATGATTTGATTGGTAAATTCGGAAGTGCTTCAGTATTACTGAAAAAAGCTCCGGAAGGTACTGGAGTTATCGCCGGAGGACCGGCTCGTGCGGTAATTGAGCTTGCAGGTATCAAAAATATCCGTACAAAATCATTGGGATCTAACAATAAACAAAACGTAGTACTTGCTACAATTAATGGATTAAGTCAGATCAAGACTCCAGAAGAAGTAGCTAAGCTTCGCGGTAAATCTGTAGAAGAAATCTTAGGCTAAGGAGGAGATTGAAAATGGCAAATTTAAAAGTTACATTAGTAAAATCTACAATCGGTGCTGTGCCAAAACACAAAAAAACAGTTGAAGCTTTAGGTCTTAAAAAACTGAACAAAACAGTTGTTTTACCAGATAACGCTGCAACAAGAGGAATGGTACAACAAGTAAGACATTTAGTAAAAGTAGAAGAAGTATAAGAAAAAGATAAGGAGGTGTCACGATGGACTTATCAAACTTAAGACCAGCAGAAGGATCAAAACATAGTGATAATTTCAGAAGAGGCCGTGGACACGGTTCTGGAAATGGTAAAACTGCCGGAAAAGGACACAAAGGTCAGAAAGCACGTTCAGGCGGCACAAGACCAGGTTTCGAAGGTGGACAGATGCCATTATATAGAAGAATACCAAAAAGAGGTTTCACTAACAGAAATACAAAAGAGATCGTTGGTATTAACGTAAGCGCATTAGAGGTATTTGAAAACGATACAGTTGTTTCAGTAGAAACTCTTATTGAAGCTGGTATTGTGAAAAATCCTAGAGATGGAGTAAAAATTCTTGGAAACGGAGAGTTAACTAAGAAACTTACAGTTCAGGCAAACGCATTTAGTGCAAGTGCAGCAGCTAAAATTGAAAGTCTTGGTGGAAAAGCTGAGGTGATCTAATGTTAAAGACATTTCGGAAAGCATTTCAAATAGAAGAGATTCGAAAGAAAATTTTCTATACATTTGCAATGCTGTTCGTTGTTAGACTTGGATCACAACTGCCTACACCGGGAGTGGATCCAACTTTTATTCAAAATTTCTTTGCAAATCAAACTGGGGAAGCGTTTAATTTTTTTAACGCTTTCACAGGTGGTTCATTTGAACAAATGTCAATATTCGCTTTGAGTATTACACCTTATATTACATCATCTATTATTATGCAGCTTCTTACAATTGCGATTCCAAAATTGGAAGAGATGCAAAAAGATGGTGAAGAAGGAAGAAAGAAAATTGCAGCATTTACACGTTATGTGACAGTTCTTTTAGCTTTAATCCAGTCAACAGCTATGGCAGTTGGATTTGGACGCAGCGGATTACTTGTAGAATATAACTTTGTGAACGCAGCAATCGTAGTACTTACATTGACAGCTGGTTCCGCATTCTTGATGTGGATTGGAGAGAGAATTACAGAAAAAGGTGTTGGAAATGGTATTTCTATCGTACTTTTGATTAATATTCTTTCACGTATTCCAGATGACTTTAATACATTATATACTCAGTTTATGAAGGGAAAGAGCCTTGCAACAGCAGGATTAGCGGCGTTCATTATCGTAGCAATCATCCTTGCAGTTATTGTGTTTGTTATTTTCCTTCAGGATGGACAGAGAAAAATCGCAGTTCAATATTCACAGAAAATTCAAGGAAGAAAAAATGTGGGGGGACAATCTACATTCATTCCGTTGAAAGTGAATACAGCAGGAGTAATTCCGGTTATTTTTGCATCTTCTTTAATGCAGTTCCCAATCGTGATCGCATCTTTCCTTGGAAAAGGTGATGGAGACGGTATCGGAAGTGAGATTTTAAGAGGATTAAACTCGAATAACTGGTGTAATCCAGAGAATATCAAGTATTCATGGGGATTGATTGTATACATTATCTTGACAATTTTATTTGCATATTTTTATACATCAATTACATTTAATCCGTTGGAAATTGCGAATAATATGAAAAAGAGCGGTGGTTTTATTCCAGGTATCAGACCAGGAAAACCAACTGTAGATTACTTAGCAAAGATTTTGAAATATATTATTTTTATAGGTGCTATTGGATTAGTGATTGT encodes the following:
- the rpsQ gene encoding 30S ribosomal protein S17, which gives rise to MERNLRKTRVGKVISNKMDKTIVVAVEDHVKHPLYNKIVKRTYKLKAHDEANECNIGDKVKVMETRPLSKDKRWRLVEVMEKVK
- the rplN gene encoding 50S ribosomal protein L14 encodes the protein MIQQESRLKVADNTGAKELLCIRVLGGSTRRYANIGDVIVASVKDATPGGVVKKGDVVKAVVVRTVNKTRRKDGSYIRFDENAAVIIKDDKNPRGTRIFGPVARELREKQFMKIVSLAPEVL
- the rplX gene encoding 50S ribosomal protein L24, with the translated sequence MSTMKIKKGDTVKVIAGKDKDKEGKVIAVNKKDNKVLVEGVNMLTKHTKPSAANQNGGIIHQEGPIDASNVMYLHKGKATRVGFKMDGDKKVRVAKSTGEVID
- the rplE gene encoding 50S ribosomal protein L5, which produces MSRLKEQYQNEIVDAMIKKFGYKNIMEVPKLDKVVINMGVGEAKDNHKVLESAVADLEKIAGQKAVLTKAKKSVANFKLREGMAIGCKVTLRGEKMYEFVDRLINLALPRVRDFRGVNPNAFDGRGNYALGIKEQLIFPEIEYDKVDKVRGMDVIFVTTAKTDEEARELLTQFNMPFTK
- a CDS encoding type Z 30S ribosomal protein S14, which encodes MAKTSMKIKQQRKQKFSTREYNRCRICGRPHAYLRKYGICRVCFRELAYKGQIPGVKKASW
- the rpsH gene encoding 30S ribosomal protein S8; its protein translation is MTMSDPIADMLTRIRNANTAKHDTVDVPASKMKIAIADILLNEGYITKYDIVEDGSFKTIRVTLKYGADKNEKVITGLKRISKPGLRVYASKDELPKVLGGLGTAIISTNQGVITDKEARKLNVGGEVLAFVW
- the rplF gene encoding 50S ribosomal protein L6; this translates as MSRIGRLPVAIPAGVTVEIAENNKVTVTGPKGTLVRELPVEMEIKKEGEEVVVTRPSDLKKMKALHGLTRTLINNMVVGVTQGYEKVLEVNGVGYRAAKSGNKLTLNLGYSHPVEMIDPEGVETVLDGQNKITVKGIDKEKVGQYAAEIRDKRRPEPYKGKGIKYADEVIRRKVGKTGKK
- the rplR gene encoding 50S ribosomal protein L18, which gives rise to MVSKKSRSEVRINKHRKLRNRFSGTAERPRLAVFRSNNHMYAQIIDDTVGTTLVSASTVQKDVKAELEKTNNVDAAAYLGTVIAKKAIEKGINTVVFDRGGFIYQGKIKALADAAREAGLEF
- the rpsE gene encoding 30S ribosomal protein S5 is translated as MKQNRIDASQLELTEKVVSIKRVTKVVKGGRNFRFTALVVVGDGNGHVGAGLGKATEIPEAIRKGKEDAMKKLISVSLDENESITHDLIGKFGSASVLLKKAPEGTGVIAGGPARAVIELAGIKNIRTKSLGSNNKQNVVLATINGLSQIKTPEEVAKLRGKSVEEILG
- the rpmD gene encoding 50S ribosomal protein L30; translated protein: MANLKVTLVKSTIGAVPKHKKTVEALGLKKLNKTVVLPDNAATRGMVQQVRHLVKVEEV
- the rplO gene encoding 50S ribosomal protein L15, which translates into the protein MDLSNLRPAEGSKHSDNFRRGRGHGSGNGKTAGKGHKGQKARSGGTRPGFEGGQMPLYRRIPKRGFTNRNTKEIVGINVSALEVFENDTVVSVETLIEAGIVKNPRDGVKILGNGELTKKLTVQANAFSASAAAKIESLGGKAEVI
- the secY gene encoding preprotein translocase subunit SecY; the encoded protein is MLKTFRKAFQIEEIRKKIFYTFAMLFVVRLGSQLPTPGVDPTFIQNFFANQTGEAFNFFNAFTGGSFEQMSIFALSITPYITSSIIMQLLTIAIPKLEEMQKDGEEGRKKIAAFTRYVTVLLALIQSTAMAVGFGRSGLLVEYNFVNAAIVVLTLTAGSAFLMWIGERITEKGVGNGISIVLLINILSRIPDDFNTLYTQFMKGKSLATAGLAAFIIVAIILAVIVFVIFLQDGQRKIAVQYSQKIQGRKNVGGQSTFIPLKVNTAGVIPVIFASSLMQFPIVIASFLGKGDGDGIGSEILRGLNSNNWCNPENIKYSWGLIVYIILTILFAYFYTSITFNPLEIANNMKKSGGFIPGIRPGKPTVDYLAKILKYIIFIGAIGLVIVQVIPFFFNGVFGAHVSFGGTSIIIIVGVVLETLKQIESQMLVRNYKGFLNSGKGSVSSNSFLGY